A genomic stretch from Actinomadura rubteroloni includes:
- the ftsH gene encoding ATP-dependent zinc metalloprotease FtsH, which yields MDVKRYFRGPLLWILLFGLMVALVMWSVNPGRSYSQTDTSKVVQEINAGQVHSAKVVDKDQKIEVTLNNADKTRQQASWVDGQGVQLQQQLQQQYNQGKLPGGYNVEVPKQSVFMSLLFSLLPIVVIVLIFLFIMNQMQGGGSRVMNFGKSKAKLITKDTPKTTFADVAGADEALEELEEIKDFLQNPAKFQAIGAKIPKGVLLFGPPGTGKTLLARAVAGEAGVPFYSISGSDFVEMFVGVGASRVRDLFEQAKANAPSIIFIDEIDAVGRHRGAGLGGGHDEREQTLNQLLVEMDGFDVKGGVILIAATNRPDILDPALLRPGRFDRQVTVDRPDLEGRKGILRVHGRGKPFGPDVDLDVIARRTPGFTGADLANVINEAALLTARFDRKLIDMETLEESIDRVMAGPERKTRVMSEKEKKIIAYHEGGHALVAHALPNSDPVHKVTILPRGRALGYTMTLPMEDKFLTTRSEMADQLAMLLGGRTAEELVFHEPTTGAANDIEKATSIARNMVTEYGMSERLGARKFGTGQGEVFLGREMGHERDYSEDIASAIDDEVRRLIESAHDTAWEILVEYRDVLDDLVVNLMEKETLSKEMVLEIFAPINKRPHQNSYTGYGKRLPSDRPPVLTAKEMALLGPQDVPGLSKNNGQAAGDGEPAGEPSSGES from the coding sequence ATGGACGTGAAGCGCTATTTTCGCGGGCCGCTGCTGTGGATCCTGCTGTTCGGCCTCATGGTCGCCCTCGTCATGTGGAGCGTCAATCCGGGTCGTTCGTACAGCCAGACCGACACCTCCAAGGTCGTCCAGGAGATCAACGCGGGTCAGGTGCACTCCGCCAAGGTCGTGGACAAGGACCAGAAGATCGAGGTGACGCTCAACAACGCCGACAAGACGCGTCAGCAGGCGTCGTGGGTCGACGGGCAGGGCGTCCAGCTCCAGCAGCAGCTCCAGCAGCAGTACAACCAGGGCAAGCTCCCCGGCGGTTACAACGTCGAGGTCCCCAAGCAGAGCGTCTTCATGAGCCTGCTGTTCAGCCTCCTTCCGATCGTCGTCATCGTGCTGATCTTCCTGTTCATCATGAATCAGATGCAGGGCGGCGGCTCGCGGGTGATGAACTTCGGGAAGTCCAAGGCGAAACTGATCACCAAGGACACCCCGAAGACCACGTTCGCGGACGTCGCGGGCGCGGACGAGGCGCTGGAGGAACTGGAGGAGATCAAGGACTTCCTGCAGAACCCGGCCAAGTTCCAGGCGATCGGCGCCAAGATCCCGAAGGGCGTGCTGCTGTTCGGCCCGCCCGGAACCGGCAAGACGCTGCTCGCCCGCGCGGTCGCGGGCGAGGCGGGCGTGCCGTTCTACTCGATCTCCGGCTCGGACTTCGTGGAGATGTTCGTCGGCGTCGGCGCGTCCCGCGTCCGCGACCTGTTCGAGCAGGCCAAGGCCAACGCGCCCTCGATCATCTTCATCGACGAGATCGACGCCGTCGGCCGGCACCGCGGCGCGGGCCTCGGCGGCGGGCACGACGAGCGCGAGCAGACGCTGAACCAGCTCCTGGTCGAGATGGACGGGTTCGACGTCAAGGGCGGCGTGATCCTCATCGCGGCGACCAACCGTCCCGACATCCTCGACCCGGCGCTGCTGCGGCCCGGCCGGTTCGACCGGCAGGTCACGGTGGACCGCCCCGACCTGGAGGGACGCAAGGGCATCCTGCGCGTCCACGGCCGCGGCAAGCCGTTCGGCCCCGACGTCGACCTTGACGTCATCGCGCGCCGCACCCCCGGCTTCACCGGCGCGGACCTCGCCAACGTCATCAACGAGGCGGCGCTGCTCACCGCCCGGTTCGATCGCAAGCTGATCGACATGGAGACGCTGGAAGAGTCGATCGACCGCGTCATGGCCGGGCCGGAGCGCAAGACCCGCGTCATGTCGGAGAAGGAAAAGAAGATCATCGCCTACCACGAGGGCGGACACGCGCTCGTGGCGCACGCGCTGCCGAACTCCGACCCGGTGCACAAGGTGACGATCCTGCCGCGCGGACGTGCCCTCGGGTACACGATGACCCTCCCGATGGAGGACAAGTTCCTCACCACGCGGTCGGAGATGGCCGACCAGCTCGCCATGCTGCTCGGCGGGCGCACCGCCGAGGAACTGGTGTTCCACGAGCCGACGACCGGCGCGGCCAACGACATCGAGAAGGCCACGTCGATCGCCCGGAACATGGTCACCGAGTACGGCATGAGCGAGCGGCTCGGCGCCCGCAAGTTCGGCACCGGGCAGGGCGAGGTGTTCCTCGGCCGTGAGATGGGTCACGAACGCGACTACTCCGAGGACATCGCGTCCGCGATCGACGACGAGGTCCGCCGCCTCATCGAGTCGGCGCACGACACCGCCTGGGAGATCCTGGTCGAGTACCGGGACGTCCTGGACGACCTGGTCGTCAACCTGATGGAGAAGGAGACCCTCTCCAAGGAGATGGTGCTGGAGATCTTCGCGCCGATCAACAAGCGGCCGCACCAGAACTCCTACACCGGCTACGGCAAGCGGCTCCCGTCCGACCGTCCCCCCGTGCTGACGGCCAAGGAGATGGCGCTCCTCGGCCCGCAGGACGTCCCCGGTCTCAGCAAGAACAACGGGCAGGCCGCGGGCGACGGGGAGCCCGCGGGCGAGCCGTCCTCCGGCGAGAGCTGA
- the tilS gene encoding tRNA lysidine(34) synthetase TilS, which produces MGPDPAVAAVRRAVRAALAGLPADVPVLAACSGGADSLALAGALAFEARRAGRPAGGVTVDHGLQDGSADRAAGVVKVLAGLGLAPAESVSVAVGAEGGPENAARNARYAGIDTVAGRHGAVVLLGHTRDDQAETVLLGLARGSGARSLAGMPPAFARGTVRYLRPLLDIDRPTTRRACVAMDLDPWDDPHNDDRSYTRVRVRHDALPALESALGPGIAEALARTARQLRDDADHLDALAAAALREHGTSVDALARLPRAVRTRVLRDAMIRAGCPPGTLAAVHVDAVERLVTAWHGQDRVDLPGGVRALRRHGVLEFRTG; this is translated from the coding sequence ATGGGTCCTGACCCGGCGGTCGCGGCCGTCCGCAGGGCGGTGCGCGCGGCGCTCGCCGGCCTGCCCGCGGACGTCCCGGTGCTCGCCGCGTGCAGCGGCGGCGCCGACTCCCTCGCGCTCGCCGGGGCGCTGGCGTTCGAGGCGCGGCGCGCGGGGCGCCCGGCGGGCGGCGTGACGGTCGACCACGGCCTCCAGGACGGCTCGGCGGACCGCGCGGCGGGCGTCGTCAAGGTCCTCGCCGGGCTCGGGCTGGCGCCCGCCGAGAGCGTCTCCGTGGCCGTCGGGGCCGAGGGCGGCCCGGAGAACGCCGCCCGCAACGCCCGCTATGCCGGGATCGACACGGTCGCCGGACGGCACGGCGCCGTCGTCCTGCTCGGCCACACCCGAGACGACCAGGCCGAGACCGTCCTGCTGGGGCTCGCACGCGGTTCGGGGGCCCGCTCCCTCGCCGGGATGCCGCCCGCGTTCGCACGCGGCACCGTGCGGTACCTGCGGCCACTGTTGGACATCGACCGTCCCACCACCCGGCGTGCGTGCGTGGCGATGGACCTCGATCCGTGGGACGACCCTCACAACGACGACCGTTCGTACACGCGCGTCCGCGTCCGGCACGACGCGCTCCCCGCGCTGGAAAGCGCCCTCGGACCGGGCATCGCCGAAGCTCTCGCCCGCACCGCGCGCCAGCTCCGCGACGACGCCGACCACCTCGACGCCCTCGCCGCCGCCGCGCTGCGCGAGCACGGGACGTCCGTCGACGCCCTGGCCCGGCTGCCCCGCGCCGTCCGCACCCGCGTCCTGCGGGACGCGATGATCCGCGCCGGCTGCCCACCGGGTACGCTCGCGGCGGTCCATGTCGACGCCGTGGAACGCCTGGTCACGGCCTGGCACGGGCAGGACCGCGTGGACCTGCCCGGCGGGGTCCGGGCGCTGCGGCGCCACGGTGTGCTGGAATTCCGGACGGGATGA
- a CDS encoding inorganic diphosphatase: protein MDFDVTIEIPKGQRNKYEVDHETGRIRLDRMLFTSTQYPADYGFIEDTLGEDGDPLDALVILQEPTFPGCLIRCRTVGMFRMTDEAGGDDKVLCVPATDPRMEHLRDIHHVAEFDRLEIQHFFEVYKDLEPGKSVEGASWTGRVEAEQEIEKSRKRWADQGGH, encoded by the coding sequence GTGGATTTCGACGTCACCATTGAGATTCCGAAGGGCCAGCGGAACAAGTACGAGGTGGACCACGAGACCGGTCGCATCCGCCTCGACCGGATGCTCTTCACCTCGACCCAGTACCCGGCCGACTACGGCTTCATCGAGGACACCCTCGGCGAGGACGGCGACCCGCTCGACGCCCTGGTCATCCTCCAGGAGCCGACCTTCCCCGGCTGCCTCATCCGCTGCCGCACCGTCGGCATGTTCCGGATGACCGACGAGGCGGGCGGCGACGACAAGGTCCTGTGCGTCCCGGCGACCGACCCGCGCATGGAGCACCTGCGCGACATCCACCACGTCGCCGAGTTCGACCGGCTGGAGATCCAGCACTTCTTCGAGGTCTACAAGGACCTGGAGCCCGGCAAGTCCGTCGAGGGCGCGAGCTGGACCGGACGGGTCGAGGCCGAGCAGGAGATCGAGAAGTCCCGCAAGCGCTGGGCGGACCAGGGCGGGCACTGA
- a CDS encoding MerR family transcriptional regulator — protein sequence MDETWTIRELADHAAAKLAASASEQVNGRVRDLPNERLIRWYTTIGLLDPPLGRRGRVALYGRRHLLQLLAVKRRQAQGRTIAEIQLELAGATDATLERVAGAAADAEPDAPPAERERFWAARPDISFGVPATLDTSPALVRGVRLVPGLTVLLEVEDLDAEDLDALRAAAGPLLQELRRRGLLPEPSTSDHPAGSTQ from the coding sequence ATGGACGAGACCTGGACGATCCGCGAGCTGGCGGACCACGCGGCGGCGAAACTCGCCGCGAGCGCGTCCGAGCAGGTCAACGGCCGGGTGCGCGACCTGCCGAACGAGCGGCTCATCCGCTGGTACACGACGATCGGGCTGCTCGACCCCCCGCTCGGGCGCCGGGGGCGCGTCGCGCTCTACGGGCGCCGCCATCTCCTGCAGTTGCTGGCGGTCAAGCGCCGCCAGGCCCAGGGCCGCACGATCGCCGAGATCCAGCTCGAACTCGCCGGCGCGACCGACGCGACGCTGGAACGCGTCGCGGGTGCCGCCGCCGACGCGGAACCGGACGCGCCGCCGGCCGAACGGGAACGGTTCTGGGCCGCGCGGCCCGACATCTCCTTCGGCGTCCCGGCGACGCTCGACACCTCGCCCGCGCTGGTGCGCGGCGTCCGGCTCGTCCCCGGCCTCACCGTCCTGCTGGAGGTCGAGGACCTCGACGCCGAGGACCTCGACGCCCTGCGCGCAGCGGCCGGTCCCCTCCTCCAGGAGCTGCGCCGGCGCGGCCTGCTCCCCGAACCCAGCACGTCCGACCATCCCGCCGGGAGTACCCAGTGA
- the hpt gene encoding hypoxanthine phosphoribosyltransferase translates to MDEKDLGSDLAKVLIPEDRLQAKVRELAAQIDADYAGKDLLLVGVLKGAAMVMADLARALHSPARMDWMAVSSYGSGTKSSGVVRILKDLDTDISGRNVLIVEDIIDSGLTLSWLASNLRSRGPASLEICALLRKPEAVRTEIDCRYLGFDIPNEFVVGYGLDYDEKYRNLPFVGTLAPHVYGGTAG, encoded by the coding sequence GTGGACGAGAAGGACCTGGGTTCCGACCTGGCGAAGGTGCTGATCCCCGAGGACCGGCTCCAGGCCAAGGTCCGCGAGCTGGCGGCGCAGATCGACGCCGACTACGCGGGCAAGGACCTCCTGCTCGTCGGCGTGCTCAAGGGCGCGGCGATGGTCATGGCGGACCTGGCGCGGGCGCTGCACAGCCCGGCGCGCATGGACTGGATGGCGGTGTCGTCGTACGGGTCGGGCACCAAGTCGTCCGGCGTCGTCCGGATCCTCAAGGACCTCGACACCGACATCAGCGGCCGGAACGTCCTCATCGTGGAGGACATCATCGACTCCGGCCTCACGCTGTCCTGGCTGGCCAGCAACCTGCGGTCGCGCGGCCCGGCGTCGCTGGAGATCTGCGCGCTGCTGCGCAAGCCCGAGGCGGTCCGCACGGAGATCGACTGCCGCTACCTCGGGTTCGACATCCCCAACGAGTTCGTCGTCGGCTACGGGCTCGACTACGACGAGAAGTACCGCAACCTCCCGTTCGTCGGGACGCTCGCGCCGCACGTCTACGGCGGGACGGCCGGCTGA
- the dacB gene encoding D-alanyl-D-alanine carboxypeptidase/D-alanyl-D-alanine endopeptidase: MADFTPGRKLAPRPPAVAERLVAATSGTIGAADTAAARMPDGATLTGRLNGVLGTTKTPIKAVVIDAATGRELFAKDADSPATPASTTKIVTTTAALASAGPSHRITTRAVRGDGDSVVLVGGGDPTLTVRPPAPDAGHPPYASLTDLAAQTATALKAQGLTRVRVDYDATAYQGPRTAYGWKPNYLPDGEVAPVSALTVDEGRVAPGERARVQDPPAAAAAQFATLLKRAGIAAVAGRPARAAATAPKLGAVQSPPLSALIEHLLTESDNDVAEAVARQVAISRGAPGSFTGAAAAVRQVLAGLGVADGVEVNDGSGLSAANRITPHALARIAALASSPEHPELRSVITGMPVAGFSGTLSPPRYTTGQSLAGAGYVHAKTGTLAGVSTLAGITADADGRLLAFAFMAGDGTAPVDPSVLDRLAATVAACGC, encoded by the coding sequence GTGGCCGATTTCACACCCGGACGCAAGCTCGCACCGCGTCCGCCCGCCGTCGCGGAGCGGCTCGTCGCGGCGACGTCCGGGACGATCGGGGCCGCCGACACCGCCGCCGCGCGGATGCCGGACGGCGCGACGCTCACCGGCCGCCTCAACGGGGTGCTCGGCACGACGAAGACACCGATCAAGGCCGTTGTCATCGACGCCGCCACGGGACGGGAGCTGTTCGCCAAGGACGCCGACAGTCCCGCGACTCCCGCGTCCACAACGAAGATCGTGACAACGACCGCCGCCCTTGCGTCCGCAGGCCCGTCCCACCGCATCACCACGCGTGCCGTGCGCGGCGACGGTGACAGTGTCGTCCTGGTAGGTGGCGGCGACCCCACACTGACCGTCCGGCCCCCCGCGCCTGACGCCGGGCACCCGCCCTACGCGTCGCTCACCGATCTCGCCGCGCAGACGGCCACCGCGCTGAAGGCGCAGGGCCTCACACGCGTCCGCGTTGATTACGACGCCACCGCCTACCAGGGTCCGCGCACCGCGTACGGGTGGAAGCCGAACTACCTGCCGGACGGCGAAGTCGCCCCCGTCAGCGCCCTGACCGTGGACGAAGGCCGCGTCGCGCCCGGTGAGCGCGCCCGCGTCCAGGACCCGCCCGCCGCCGCTGCCGCCCAGTTCGCGACGCTGCTCAAGCGCGCCGGGATCGCTGCGGTCGCGGGCCGTCCGGCGCGGGCCGCCGCGACCGCGCCGAAGCTCGGGGCGGTGCAGTCCCCGCCGCTGTCGGCGCTGATCGAGCACCTGCTGACCGAGAGCGACAACGACGTGGCCGAGGCCGTCGCCCGCCAGGTCGCGATCAGCCGCGGGGCGCCCGGGTCGTTCACCGGCGCCGCCGCGGCCGTCCGGCAGGTCCTCGCGGGGCTCGGCGTCGCGGACGGCGTCGAGGTCAACGACGGCAGCGGCCTGTCGGCGGCGAACCGCATCACCCCGCACGCCCTGGCCCGTATCGCGGCGCTCGCGTCCTCACCGGAGCATCCCGAACTGCGCTCCGTCATTACGGGGATGCCCGTCGCCGGGTTCTCGGGCACGCTCAGTCCGCCCCGCTACACGACCGGGCAGAGCCTGGCCGGTGCGGGATACGTCCACGCGAAGACGGGCACGCTCGCGGGCGTCAGCACCCTCGCCGGAATAACCGCCGACGCCGACGGGCGGCTGCTGGCGTTCGCGTTCATGGCGGGGGACGGTACGGCGCCGGTCGATCCGAGCGTGCTGGACCGTCTCGCCGCGACCGTCGCGGCCTGCGGCTGCTGA
- a CDS encoding zinc-dependent metalloprotease, with translation MIDWNTAVQAGTRLVRPGPQVSNAEAREVVAELRDLSAVAHGHVREFTGMASDPDPAPATVVDRPGWIRANVDGFRVVLEPLMERMQERRGSGILSGGPGGVMVQAVGSRVTGLQVGGLLAYMASRVLGQYELFLPPDPSGRAPTGRLTLVAPNIVHVERDLEVDPHDFRLWVCLHEETHRAQFTGVPWLREYVQDQMTEFLLASDLDPGAMLDRIRDAADVVADAIRGGEGNLIDAIQSPEQRAILDRLTAVMTLAEGHGDYVMDAVGPEVVPTVQQIRARFQGRRDGGSRLDRTIRRLLGLDLKMKQYAEGAAFVRAVVGKVGMDGFNAVWRSPETLPTHAEIAAPDRWIERVLGPRAIEPAPEPTDVPDGS, from the coding sequence ATGATCGACTGGAACACGGCGGTCCAGGCGGGCACCCGGCTCGTCCGCCCGGGTCCGCAGGTCAGCAATGCCGAGGCCCGCGAAGTGGTGGCGGAACTGCGCGACCTGTCGGCCGTCGCGCACGGCCACGTCCGCGAGTTCACCGGGATGGCGAGCGACCCCGATCCGGCGCCCGCGACCGTCGTGGACCGTCCCGGCTGGATCCGCGCGAACGTCGACGGGTTCCGTGTGGTGCTCGAACCGCTCATGGAGCGCATGCAGGAGCGGCGCGGCTCCGGGATCCTCAGCGGCGGCCCCGGCGGCGTCATGGTGCAGGCGGTCGGGTCGCGCGTCACCGGCCTCCAGGTCGGCGGGCTGCTCGCGTACATGGCCTCCCGCGTACTCGGACAGTACGAGCTGTTCCTACCGCCGGACCCGTCCGGCAGGGCGCCGACGGGACGACTAACGCTCGTCGCACCGAACATCGTCCACGTGGAACGGGACCTCGAAGTCGATCCGCACGACTTCCGCCTGTGGGTGTGCCTGCACGAAGAGACGCACCGCGCACAGTTCACCGGCGTCCCGTGGCTGCGCGAATACGTGCAGGACCAGATGACCGAGTTCCTGCTCGCGTCCGACCTCGACCCCGGCGCCATGCTCGACCGCATCCGCGACGCCGCCGACGTCGTGGCCGACGCCATCCGGGGCGGTGAGGGCAACCTCATCGACGCCATCCAGTCGCCCGAGCAGCGCGCGATCCTCGACCGGCTCACCGCCGTCATGACGCTCGCCGAAGGGCACGGCGACTACGTGATGGACGCCGTCGGGCCCGAGGTCGTCCCGACCGTCCAGCAGATCCGCGCCCGCTTCCAGGGCCGCCGCGACGGCGGCTCCCGGCTGGACCGGACGATCCGCCGCCTGCTCGGCCTCGACCTCAAGATGAAGCAGTACGCCGAGGGCGCCGCGTTCGTGCGCGCGGTCGTCGGCAAGGTCGGCATGGACGGGTTCAACGCCGTCTGGCGCTCGCCCGAGACGCTCCCGACGCACGCCGAGATCGCCGCGCCCGACCGGTGGATCGAACGCGTCCTCGGCCCGCGCGCGATCGAGCCCGCGCCGGAGCCGACGGACGTCCCGGATGGGTCCTGA
- a CDS encoding RNA polymerase sigma factor: MDDHLLVEALRTHEPDAPAAVYEAYGEALYSYCRSRLGDDGAAAVAVRDALIVADTHVWRLREPARFRPWLYALAAVECARATPVPPEPRDDGEPGPRRAARRAVAALSAEARDVLALRYVHGIEPADLAAVTGGADGGLERAHRALEAVLTAEILAETPCPDRDSVTPERPGKYLQHVRDCAVCSPRAPRTVAAAKVFAALPRQQVPRTLRPEVIACFRDPEMVGRRLFVAGRVAEFGQDGFPGPSRRPSGRGGRRAFALVAAATALTAVAGGASLLWGGGSGATSGVARSPAADERTEFPPASPRVKVGEPVRSPRTSAAPSALPVSATVGQGAQTTLSMPPGRSEPAPTRSRPPRRSTPSGGPVGNRPEPPPEDPPLPTPPASAEPSASESPPASTAPQRSAG, translated from the coding sequence ATGGACGACCATCTCCTGGTCGAGGCCCTGCGCACGCACGAGCCCGACGCGCCCGCGGCGGTGTACGAGGCGTACGGCGAAGCGCTCTACTCGTACTGCCGGTCGCGGCTGGGAGACGACGGGGCCGCGGCGGTCGCGGTCCGCGACGCGCTGATCGTCGCCGACACCCATGTGTGGCGGTTGCGGGAGCCCGCGCGGTTCCGTCCCTGGCTGTACGCGCTGGCCGCCGTCGAGTGCGCCCGCGCGACCCCCGTCCCGCCCGAGCCGCGCGACGACGGCGAGCCGGGGCCGCGCCGCGCCGCGCGCCGGGCGGTGGCCGCGCTGTCGGCCGAGGCGCGCGACGTGCTGGCGCTCCGGTACGTCCACGGCATCGAGCCCGCCGACCTCGCGGCGGTCACCGGCGGCGCCGACGGCGGTTTGGAGCGTGCCCACCGGGCGCTGGAGGCCGTGCTGACGGCCGAGATCCTCGCCGAGACGCCCTGTCCCGACCGTGACAGTGTCACGCCGGAGAGGCCGGGCAAGTATCTCCAGCACGTCCGCGACTGCGCGGTCTGCTCGCCGCGCGCCCCGCGGACGGTCGCCGCCGCGAAGGTGTTCGCGGCGCTGCCGAGGCAGCAGGTGCCGCGCACCCTGCGCCCGGAGGTCATCGCCTGCTTCCGCGACCCCGAGATGGTCGGCCGCAGGCTGTTCGTCGCGGGCCGCGTCGCCGAGTTCGGCCAAGACGGCTTCCCCGGCCCGTCCCGGCGCCCGTCCGGACGCGGCGGCCGGCGCGCGTTCGCCCTCGTGGCCGCCGCGACGGCCCTGACGGCGGTCGCGGGCGGGGCGTCGCTGCTGTGGGGCGGCGGAAGCGGCGCGACGTCCGGGGTGGCGCGCAGCCCGGCGGCGGACGAGCGCACCGAGTTTCCGCCGGCGAGCCCGCGCGTCAAGGTCGGGGAACCGGTGCGGAGCCCGCGGACGTCCGCCGCGCCGAGCGCGCTGCCGGTCTCCGCGACGGTCGGCCAGGGGGCGCAGACGACGCTGAGCATGCCGCCCGGACGGTCCGAGCCCGCGCCGACCCGTTCGCGTCCGCCGCGCCGCTCCACGCCGTCCGGCGGCCCGGTGGGGAACCGGCCGGAACCGCCTCCCGAGGACCCGCCGCTGCCGACGCCGCCGGCGAGCGCCGAGCCGAGCGCGTCAGAGTCCCCGCCGGCGTCGACGGCGCCGCAGCGCTCGGCGGGCTGA